In Saccharicrinis fermentans DSM 9555 = JCM 21142, a genomic segment contains:
- a CDS encoding DUF4097 family beta strand repeat-containing protein codes for MRKLAMGLLGILLCVNGYSQEKAIEKQKVFKGLDRVEVNADFCSLVLRGHSSEEVIFQGVIESQENLNAYGFEINEQDGILRVVVMKPDEWKSHWGEVILTLPAGVAVEAETQSGKVEVTALKDCDLKVVSKSGHVSLNACEGNISVVSPAGDFKVAQFIGDLQAKTKTGSVDVKGVNGKCDIACAKGSIRVKDVQGKLSVEGGTGSLEVENVEGDVALKSTSGDTSLSVAKGNMVLKSFDGDVKLFNINGVFEVQSSTGNITGTRVVFTASSSFSSTEGNIKVQMNEKEDLAFLLKSSNSYLRAMGKSKKKSLKVGKGSIVITGNSTTGSQSYY; via the coding sequence ATGAGAAAACTTGCAATGGGATTGCTGGGCATTTTGCTTTGCGTCAATGGTTATTCACAAGAAAAAGCTATTGAAAAACAAAAGGTGTTCAAAGGGCTTGATAGAGTTGAAGTGAATGCAGATTTTTGTTCTTTAGTCCTTCGTGGACATAGTTCTGAAGAGGTTATTTTTCAAGGGGTGATTGAGTCACAGGAGAATTTAAATGCTTATGGTTTTGAAATCAATGAACAGGATGGAATTTTACGTGTCGTGGTCATGAAACCAGATGAATGGAAATCGCATTGGGGTGAGGTGATTTTAACCTTGCCAGCAGGTGTGGCTGTTGAGGCTGAAACTCAGTCGGGTAAGGTAGAGGTGACTGCATTGAAGGATTGTGATCTAAAGGTCGTTTCTAAATCGGGACATGTTTCTTTGAATGCATGTGAAGGGAATATAAGCGTCGTATCTCCAGCGGGTGATTTTAAGGTAGCGCAATTTATTGGTGATTTGCAGGCTAAAACAAAGACTGGTTCGGTGGATGTTAAGGGAGTAAATGGCAAATGTGATATAGCTTGTGCAAAAGGATCTATTCGGGTTAAAGATGTGCAAGGTAAATTATCTGTTGAAGGTGGTACCGGTAGCCTGGAGGTGGAAAATGTTGAGGGTGATGTTGCTTTGAAGTCTACCAGTGGCGATACTAGTTTGTCTGTTGCCAAGGGTAATATGGTGTTGAAGTCCTTTGATGGGGATGTGAAATTGTTTAATATCAATGGTGTGTTTGAGGTGCAGTCTTCAACAGGAAACATAACAGGAACACGGGTGGTGTTTACTGCTTCTTCGTCTTTTAGCTCAACGGAGGGAAATATCAAGGTTCAAATGAATGAGAAAGAGGACTTAGCTTTTCTTTTAAAATCGAGTAATTCATACTTGAGAGCCATGGGTAAATCAAAAAAGAAATCACTAAAGGTTGGTAAGGGTAGTATTGTTATAACAGGAAACAGTACTACGGGTAGCCAGTCTTATTATTAA
- a CDS encoding glycosyltransferase has translation MDFSKLKILYVYSSQGISARTHLVTTQGKSIAKTGATVEYYDIPGVGMWNYVSHIGKLRKFAKEGNYDLIHAQFGYSGFTASFAGIRPLIVSLMGSDYRLERMASRLTRLFARLFWDCTIVKSQKMFNNLKIKDAKIIPNGINFKRFKPIDREIARRQAGFSSSAHVLWVSDPQRKEKNFALARESFSFIETEDVELTIVNNVEIDKVPSYYYAADVLLLTSRWEGSPNVIKEAMACSLPIVSTDVGDVADITKEVDGCFIVESDPEEIANAIDTALLYGKRTNGRDKVKHMDVEFISERLLEVYKNVLKEHTKK, from the coding sequence GTGGATTTCAGCAAGCTAAAGATTCTATACGTATACAGTAGTCAGGGAATATCGGCCCGAACGCATTTGGTTACCACACAGGGCAAATCGATAGCAAAAACAGGTGCTACCGTTGAATACTATGATATTCCGGGGGTAGGCATGTGGAATTACGTGTCGCACATAGGTAAACTACGCAAATTTGCCAAGGAAGGTAATTACGATTTAATACATGCTCAATTTGGTTACTCAGGATTCACCGCATCCTTTGCCGGAATCAGGCCACTGATCGTTTCATTGATGGGCTCCGACTACAGGCTTGAAAGAATGGCATCCAGGTTAACGCGGTTATTTGCACGCCTATTTTGGGATTGCACAATTGTTAAATCTCAAAAGATGTTTAACAATCTAAAAATAAAAGATGCAAAAATCATCCCCAATGGCATTAACTTTAAACGATTCAAACCCATTGACAGGGAGATAGCGCGCCGACAAGCAGGATTTAGTTCTTCGGCACATGTTTTATGGGTATCCGACCCCCAACGAAAGGAAAAAAACTTTGCGCTTGCCAGAGAGTCCTTCTCTTTTATAGAGACAGAAGACGTTGAATTAACCATTGTCAACAATGTAGAGATAGACAAGGTCCCTTCCTATTACTATGCTGCCGATGTGTTATTGTTAACATCACGCTGGGAAGGATCTCCCAATGTAATCAAAGAAGCCATGGCTTGCTCACTACCCATTGTTTCAACCGATGTGGGAGATGTAGCTGACATCACCAAAGAAGTAGATGGCTGCTTCATTGTGGAAAGTGATCCGGAAGAAATTGCCAATGCTATTGACACAGCGCTGCTCTATGGCAAAAGAACCAATGGCAGAGACAAAGTAAAACACATGGACGTAGAATTTATTTCGGAACGTCTTTTAGAGGTATACAAAAATGTTTTAAAAGAACATACAAAAAAATGA
- a CDS encoding cupin domain-containing protein, whose translation MNVLKISQKKRICFYFAVAIIMISCSTKSKSPEIVVQPLQMEVPAQMQSFSEELLSGEIADTKIHHHAFVGSSKHTITLTEGYIDMFIFIRGYGSLQSDTLKYNIEPESIAIPMGSTRRIHIEVPEGEPLHFLQFTKLLSTQDIEDLNNFPEENKYDLFFTRFADCEPYTEKIKSPNTTSRTVLPADIIPRVSLGTVEAMGPDEVGAHKHPMLDQLFLGLTDNEVVVHADSASTTFKQYELLHIPIGSSHWVSVDENKRMYYLWMDFFLTKEGQEWLKTHKPSNTDNNDYPQDEDAQ comes from the coding sequence ATGAATGTATTAAAGATATCACAAAAGAAAAGGATTTGTTTTTACTTTGCAGTGGCCATTATAATGATATCCTGCTCCACCAAGTCTAAGTCACCTGAAATCGTAGTGCAGCCTCTTCAGATGGAAGTCCCTGCACAGATGCAGAGCTTTAGTGAAGAATTACTCTCCGGAGAAATTGCCGACACAAAGATCCACCACCATGCCTTTGTAGGCTCCAGCAAACACACCATCACATTAACCGAAGGTTATATCGATATGTTTATATTTATTCGCGGATATGGTTCGCTACAGTCGGACACCCTAAAATATAATATCGAACCCGAATCCATTGCAATACCGATGGGCAGCACAAGGCGCATACATATTGAAGTACCCGAAGGCGAACCCCTTCACTTTTTACAATTCACCAAACTACTTTCGACACAAGACATTGAAGACCTAAATAATTTCCCCGAAGAGAATAAATACGATTTATTTTTCACTCGCTTTGCCGATTGCGAACCTTATACCGAAAAGATCAAGAGTCCCAACACTACCAGCAGAACAGTACTTCCGGCTGACATCATCCCCCGCGTCTCCCTGGGAACGGTAGAAGCAATGGGGCCTGACGAGGTAGGTGCCCATAAGCATCCCATGTTGGATCAACTTTTTTTAGGACTCACTGACAACGAAGTCGTTGTACACGCAGACAGCGCTTCAACAACATTTAAGCAATACGAACTATTGCATATTCCCATTGGCTCAAGCCATTGGGTTAGTGTAGACGAAAATAAAAGGATGTATTACTTGTGGATGGATTTTTTCTTAACAAAAGAGGGGCAAGAATGGTTAAAAACACACAAACCCTCGAATACCGATAACAATGATTATCCACAAGACGAAGATGCACAATAA